In the genome of Cryptomeria japonica chromosome 8, Sugi_1.0, whole genome shotgun sequence, one region contains:
- the LOC131045931 gene encoding probable mediator of RNA polymerase II transcription subunit 26b isoform X1 — MTVHKMGSVDKWRKFFETAEADICSVIEYAILVAASDCPNEFRRRRDKIAERLYTSRFLRCCECDAAVPQPEDHIDNGENDDDDGINKGSNNAKVTSSSDDADDADRNRVSNYSYDEAEALTEEIEEESQILREVFRIKDILANRDEQSDSQLIESLRRLELMQLSVEILKATDVGRKVNKLRKHKSKTICSMAKNLVSSWKELADEWMKTAGNVAVAAIAGTSTDSVSPATADDENGLPSPPLEDVAFLATQTTSIEMSQFFDGMDDDGNPRIPDTTENDGDEEGEKQLTVQELPKRKQQDYQSYSKRDASHCSKQETATDGLKNGGLRRDAQVQSEADRHVNLMRGANYMIASSGPGRPPIVSQERKSYEENVQQKLDSNKQQIKSSSLPSQHKLSSPEDKSVKVKIEAAKRRLQEGYQQAEKAKKQRTVQVMELQDLPKQGHNHVRPFHGKPVPQHHRQGMNNRM; from the exons ATGACAGTGCATAAAATGGGATCTGTGGATAAGTGGCGGAAGTTTTTTGAGACCGCTGAGGCTGACATATGCAGTGTAATTGAATATGCAATCCTTGTTGCAGCCTCCGATTGCCCAAATGAATTTAGAAGAAGGAGAGATAAGATTGCCGAGAGGCTTTACACATCTAGGTTTCTCAGGTGCTGCGAATGTGATGCTGCTGTTCCTCAACCTGAAGATCATATTGATAATGgcgaaaatgatgatgatgatggtattaATAAGGGTTCCAATAATGCTAAGGTCACCAGTAGTAGCGATGATGCTGATGATGCAGATAGGAATAGGGTCAGCAATTATAGCTATGACGAGGCTGAAGCTCTGACGGAGGAAATTGAGGAGGAATCCCAAATTCTCAGAGAGGTCTTCAGGATCAAAGACATTCTTGCAAATCGGGATGag CAGTCGGATAGTCAGCTAATCGAGTCATTGAGAAGATTGGAGTTGATGCAATTGTCTGTTGAAATTCTAAAG GCAACTGACGTTGGTAGGAAAGTCAATAAGTTGCGGAAGCACAAGTCGAAAACTATTTGCTCTATGGCAAAGAATCTTGTCAG TAGCTGGAAAGAGCTTGCAGATGAATGGATGAAAACTGCTGGAAATGTTGCTGTAGCTGCAATAGCAG GAACCTCTACCGACTCTGTTTCACCTGCAACTGCTGATGATGAAAATGGACTCCCTTCCCCTCCACTCGAGGATGTTGCCTTTCTGGCAACGCAGACAACTTCAATAGAAATGTCCCAG TTCTTTGATGGTATGGATGATGATGGAA ATCCTCGAATTCCTGACACAACTGAGAATGATGGTGATGAAGAGGGTGAAAAGCAACTTACAGTACAAGAACTGCCTAAAAGAAAGCAGCAAGATTACCAAAGTTATTCAAAAAGGGATGCTAGTCACTGCAGTAAGCAAGAAACTGCTACAGATGGATTAAAAAATGGGGGGTTAAGAAGGGATGCTCAAGTTCAGTCAGAAGCAGATCGTCATGTCAATCTGATGAGAGGAGCAAACTACATGATTGCCAGTTCTGGTCCTGGAAGACCACCAATTGTAAGCCAGGAGCGCAAGTCCTATGAAGAGAATGTGCAGCAAAAGTTAGATTCCAACAAGCAGCAGATCAAGTCTAGCTCTCTTCCTTCTCAACAT AAGTTAAGCTCTCCCGAAGATAAATCTGTAAAAGTGAAGATTGAGGCCGCAAAAAGAAGGCTTCAAGAAGGTTACCAACAAGCAGAGAAGG CCAAGAAGCAACGCACAGTTCAAGTAATGGAATTACAAGACCTACCCAAACAAGGTCATAATCATGTAAGGCCATTTCATGGTAAGCCGGTGCCACAGCATCATCGCCAGGGGATGAATAATCGAATGTAA
- the LOC131045931 gene encoding probable mediator of RNA polymerase II transcription subunit 26b isoform X2: MTVHKMGSVDKWRKFFETAEADICSVIEYAILVAASDCPNEFRRRRDKIAERLYTSRFLRCCECDAAVPQPEDHIDNGENDDDDGINKGSNNAKVTSSSDDADDADRNRVSNYSYDEAEALTEEIEEESQILREVFRIKDILANRDESDSQLIESLRRLELMQLSVEILKATDVGRKVNKLRKHKSKTICSMAKNLVSSWKELADEWMKTAGNVAVAAIAGTSTDSVSPATADDENGLPSPPLEDVAFLATQTTSIEMSQFFDGMDDDGNPRIPDTTENDGDEEGEKQLTVQELPKRKQQDYQSYSKRDASHCSKQETATDGLKNGGLRRDAQVQSEADRHVNLMRGANYMIASSGPGRPPIVSQERKSYEENVQQKLDSNKQQIKSSSLPSQHKLSSPEDKSVKVKIEAAKRRLQEGYQQAEKAKKQRTVQVMELQDLPKQGHNHVRPFHGKPVPQHHRQGMNNRM; the protein is encoded by the exons ATGACAGTGCATAAAATGGGATCTGTGGATAAGTGGCGGAAGTTTTTTGAGACCGCTGAGGCTGACATATGCAGTGTAATTGAATATGCAATCCTTGTTGCAGCCTCCGATTGCCCAAATGAATTTAGAAGAAGGAGAGATAAGATTGCCGAGAGGCTTTACACATCTAGGTTTCTCAGGTGCTGCGAATGTGATGCTGCTGTTCCTCAACCTGAAGATCATATTGATAATGgcgaaaatgatgatgatgatggtattaATAAGGGTTCCAATAATGCTAAGGTCACCAGTAGTAGCGATGATGCTGATGATGCAGATAGGAATAGGGTCAGCAATTATAGCTATGACGAGGCTGAAGCTCTGACGGAGGAAATTGAGGAGGAATCCCAAATTCTCAGAGAGGTCTTCAGGATCAAAGACATTCTTGCAAATCGGGATGag TCGGATAGTCAGCTAATCGAGTCATTGAGAAGATTGGAGTTGATGCAATTGTCTGTTGAAATTCTAAAG GCAACTGACGTTGGTAGGAAAGTCAATAAGTTGCGGAAGCACAAGTCGAAAACTATTTGCTCTATGGCAAAGAATCTTGTCAG TAGCTGGAAAGAGCTTGCAGATGAATGGATGAAAACTGCTGGAAATGTTGCTGTAGCTGCAATAGCAG GAACCTCTACCGACTCTGTTTCACCTGCAACTGCTGATGATGAAAATGGACTCCCTTCCCCTCCACTCGAGGATGTTGCCTTTCTGGCAACGCAGACAACTTCAATAGAAATGTCCCAG TTCTTTGATGGTATGGATGATGATGGAA ATCCTCGAATTCCTGACACAACTGAGAATGATGGTGATGAAGAGGGTGAAAAGCAACTTACAGTACAAGAACTGCCTAAAAGAAAGCAGCAAGATTACCAAAGTTATTCAAAAAGGGATGCTAGTCACTGCAGTAAGCAAGAAACTGCTACAGATGGATTAAAAAATGGGGGGTTAAGAAGGGATGCTCAAGTTCAGTCAGAAGCAGATCGTCATGTCAATCTGATGAGAGGAGCAAACTACATGATTGCCAGTTCTGGTCCTGGAAGACCACCAATTGTAAGCCAGGAGCGCAAGTCCTATGAAGAGAATGTGCAGCAAAAGTTAGATTCCAACAAGCAGCAGATCAAGTCTAGCTCTCTTCCTTCTCAACAT AAGTTAAGCTCTCCCGAAGATAAATCTGTAAAAGTGAAGATTGAGGCCGCAAAAAGAAGGCTTCAAGAAGGTTACCAACAAGCAGAGAAGG CCAAGAAGCAACGCACAGTTCAAGTAATGGAATTACAAGACCTACCCAAACAAGGTCATAATCATGTAAGGCCATTTCATGGTAAGCCGGTGCCACAGCATCATCGCCAGGGGATGAATAATCGAATGTAA